One Gossypium raimondii isolate GPD5lz chromosome 3, ASM2569854v1, whole genome shotgun sequence genomic window carries:
- the LOC128039893 gene encoding uncharacterized protein LOC128039893, protein MVSDRLTLQMMEKKPTETFRQYAQRLRDISAQVEPPLTKTEITVLFINTLNAPFYDKLVGSATKDFADIVISGELIENAVKSGRMEGPESSKRAVPVKKKEAEAHMAPPSYPVYAVNNQRPFTVFPPNTMPTQSQPKNEQRPARPNPERPQFTPIPVSYGELYPKLLEKQLISPYYMVPLKPPYPKWYDPNANYVYHAGNQGHSTENCIVFKMRVQGLIDAGILRFDGVSNVTGNPLPNHTGGNVNAVTNEDNWQAKGYVAEVRTLLRKVWEMMIENGLLCPPSKILKEESTKDQNFCDFHGVKGHDIQSCKEFRKLLQDMMDNKEVKVFDSVEGAEEGEICVSDNQLMASPYSVDRPLVIYYEAKKEEVSREVKPSLIIEVPAPFSYNDNKAVPWKYDVNIVVPEGEKSKVMDEGVSGVGHFTRSGRCYSPETVEPKKKVAGSSQKGKAPMYEVEDDVETQLEQEVKKAVNEEEAHEFLKWANNLNVDNFISFSDDEIPLNGRGSVKALHITTNCKGYILPNVLIDNGSALNVMPLATLSRMPVDMSYLRPCYSIVRAFDGTRREVMGKIEIPLKVGPCVYDIEFQVMDITPSYNCLLGRHWIHSAGAVPSSHHQKVKFIMDSRLITVDGEKDIVASISTDAPYIEISEDAVECSFRSLEFINAAFVAEGNKIPILKLSMNTKMGIKLTVGRGARARKGLRKYQQGMIRALKPTHHKGRYGLGFKPDIHQRRKQLQKD, encoded by the exons ATGGTGTCTGATCGATTAACTTTACAAATGATGGAAAAGAAGCCTACAGAGACttttaggcagtatgcacaAAGATTGAGGGATATCTCGGCTCAGGTAGAACCTCCGTTAACTAAGACGGAGATAACGGTCCTCTTTATCAACACTCTGAATGCGCCATTTTACGATAAGTTGGTGGGGAGTGCCACAAAAGACTTTGCAGATATTGTTATATCTGGGGAGCTTATTGAAAATGCCGTCAAAAGCGGGAGAATGGAGGGCCCTGAGAGTTCGAAGAGGGCAGTACCCGTAAAGAAAAAAGAGGCAGAGGCCCATATG GCACCTCCGTCTTACCCCGTTTATGCTGTGAATAACCAAAGACCATTCACCGTGTTCCCACCAAATACCATGCCTACACAAAGCCAACCCAAAAATGAACAAAGACCAGCAAGACCCAATCCTGAAAGACCTCAGTTTACTCCAATTCCTGTATCATATGGAGAATTATACCCGAAGCTGTTGGAAAAACAATTAATATCCCCATATTACATGGTACCCCTGAAGCCCCCTTACCCGAAGTGGTATGATCCTAACGCTAATTATGTGTATCACGCTGGAAATCAAGGGCATTCTACAGAAAACTGCATTGTCTTTAAAATGAGGGTTCAGGGTCTCATTGATGCTGGTATTCTGCGATTCGATGGTGTTAGCAATGTGACGGGAAATCCTCTTCCTAACCATACTGGCGGGAATGTGAATGCGGTGACAAATGAAGACAATTGGCAAGCCAAAGGTTATGTTGCCGAAGTAAGGACACTTTTGCGGAAGGTGTGGGAGATGATGATTGAAAATGGCTTGCTCTGCCCGCCTAGTAAGATTCTCAAAGAAGAAAGTACAAAAGATCAGAATTTCTGTGATTTTCATGGCGTCAAAGGGCATGACATCCAATCTTGTAAGGAATTTAGAAAATTACTTCAGGacatgatggataacaaggaggTCAAAGTCTTTGATAGTGTGGAAGGGGCCGAAGAAGGAGAAATATGTGTCTCTGATAATCAATTGATGGCTTCCCCTTATAGCGTCGATAGACCTTTGGTGATTTATTACGaggcaaaaaaagaagaagttagTCGAGAAGTTAAACCGAGTTTGATAATAGAAGTACCTGCTCCTTTCTCTTACAATGACAACAAGGCAGTACCGTGGAAGTATGATGTCAATATCGTTGTGCCTGAAGGTGAAAAGTCAAAGGTTATGGATGAAGGTGTCAGTGGAGTAGGACATTTCACTCGCAGCGGAAGGTGTTATTCTCCCGAGACGGTTGAACCAAAGAAGAAAGTTGCTGGCTCGAGCCAAAAAGGAAAAGCACCAATGTATGAGGTTGAGGATGATGTTGAAACACAGCTTGAGCAAGAAGTTAAAAAGGCTGTGAATGAGGAGGAAGCACATGAGttcttaaa GTGGGCAAATAATCTAAATGTAGataatttcatctcttttagtGATGACGAAATACCGCTAAATGGTAGGGGCTCCGTAAAAGCATTGCACATCACAACCAATTGCAAAGGTTACATATTACCAAATGTGCTCATCGACAATGGATCTGCACTCAATGTTATGCCTTTGGCCACGCTTTCTAGGATGCCGGTTGATATGTCCTATCTGAGGCCTTGTTATTctatagtaagggcatttgatgggaCACGACGAGAGGTCATGGGAAAGATAGAAATTCCTCTAAAAGTGGGGCCATGTGTATATGATATCGAGTTCCAGGTCATGGACATCACGCCTTCATACAATTGCCTTTTAGGAAGacattggatccattctgctggGGCAGTTCCTTCATCTCACCATCAGAAGGTAAAGTTCATCATGGATAGCCGTTTGATTACTGTCGATGGTGAGAAAGACATCGTCGCATCTATCTCTACAGATGCACCCTACATCGAAATAAGTGAGGATGCTGTAGAATGTTCTTTTCGCTCCTTGGAATTTATCAATGCTGCATTTGTTGCTGAAGGGAATAAAATCCCCATTCTCAAACTGTCGATGAATACCAAGATGGGAATTAAGCTGACTGTGGGAAGAGGAGCTCGAGCGAGGAAAGGTTTGAGAAAATATCAACAAGGGATGATTAGAGCTTTGAAACCAACGCACCACAAAGGTCGATATGGTTTGGGGTTCAAGCCAGATATAcatcaaagaagaaaacaattaCAGAAAGATTGA